The Limnochorda sp. LNt genome includes a region encoding these proteins:
- a CDS encoding ABC transporter ATP-binding protein, with protein sequence MQRSAGSILEVKDLTKEFGGLRAVNGCTLEVQAGSITGLIGPNGAGKSTLFNLITGFETPDRGRILFRGEDVTGLPPHRIFQRGLCRTFQIPREHRGMTVLENLMLVPPYQIGERLWNPWLRPRAVRRQEMGIRDRALAALEMVDLVAWQDRPAGELSGGQRKLLELARTLMADPAMILLDEPGAGVNPTLMRRLTAVIQRLREERGVTFLIIEHDLDLVTRLCDTVIVMSEGATLAEGPPDAIRRDPRVVEAYLGGQYVAVEG encoded by the coding sequence ATGCAACGTTCGGCGGGCTCCATCCTCGAGGTAAAGGACCTGACCAAGGAGTTCGGCGGCCTGCGGGCGGTCAACGGCTGCACGCTGGAGGTGCAGGCGGGTAGCATCACCGGTCTCATCGGTCCCAACGGCGCCGGCAAGTCGACGCTGTTCAACCTCATCACCGGATTCGAGACGCCCGACCGGGGCCGGATCCTCTTCCGCGGCGAGGACGTGACCGGCCTGCCGCCTCACCGCATCTTCCAGAGGGGGCTGTGCCGGACCTTCCAGATCCCCCGTGAGCACCGCGGCATGACGGTGCTCGAAAACCTGATGCTGGTGCCCCCCTATCAAATCGGTGAGCGCCTGTGGAACCCGTGGCTGCGCCCTCGGGCCGTCCGGCGCCAGGAGATGGGCATCCGCGACCGGGCCCTCGCGGCACTGGAGATGGTGGACCTGGTGGCGTGGCAGGACCGCCCGGCAGGCGAGCTCTCCGGCGGGCAGCGCAAGCTCCTGGAGCTGGCTCGCACCCTGATGGCCGACCCCGCGATGATCCTGCTGGACGAGCCCGGTGCCGGCGTCAACCCCACCCTGATGCGCCGTCTCACGGCGGTGATCCAGCGGCTCCGGGAGGAGCGGGGGGTCACCTTCCTCATCATCGAGCACGACCTGGATCTGGTCACGCGCCTCTGCGACACCGTCATCGTGATGAGCGAGGGGGCGACGCTCGCCGAGGGGCCCCCCGACGCGATCCGGCGCGACCCGCGGGTGGTCGAGGCCTATCTGGGCGGCCAGTACGTGGCCGTGGAGGGCTGA
- a CDS encoding ABC transporter ATP-binding protein, with amino-acid sequence MALLEVQDLQAGYHDVPILHGLAMRVAEGELVAIVGPNGAGKSTLMKALFGLVRVIAGSVRLDGQEITHLPPERRVPLGLSYVPQVDNVFASLTVEENLEMGAYLAPYEVRPRMEQVLELFPLLRRRLRQRVGTMSGGERQMVAMGRALMLRPRLLLLDEPSAGLAPSMVDALFAQVQAIRRSGVAIVMVEQNARRSLEIADRGYVLASGRTRFEGRGADLASDPEVARLYLGG; translated from the coding sequence ATGGCGCTGCTCGAGGTCCAAGATCTCCAGGCCGGCTACCACGACGTGCCCATCCTTCACGGCCTCGCCATGAGGGTCGCTGAAGGCGAGCTGGTGGCCATCGTCGGCCCCAACGGCGCGGGCAAGTCGACCCTGATGAAAGCACTCTTCGGCCTGGTGCGGGTCATCGCTGGCAGCGTGCGGCTGGACGGCCAGGAGATCACCCACCTGCCGCCGGAGCGGCGGGTCCCCCTGGGCCTCTCCTACGTCCCGCAGGTCGACAACGTCTTCGCCTCGCTGACCGTCGAGGAGAACCTGGAGATGGGTGCCTACCTGGCCCCCTATGAGGTGCGGCCCCGCATGGAGCAGGTGCTGGAGCTCTTTCCGCTGCTGCGCCGGCGTCTGCGGCAGCGGGTCGGCACCATGTCGGGCGGAGAGCGTCAGATGGTCGCCATGGGCCGGGCCTTGATGTTGCGGCCTCGCCTGCTGCTCCTCGACGAGCCGTCCGCGGGGCTCGCGCCTTCCATGGTCGACGCGCTCTTCGCGCAGGTGCAGGCCATCCGGCGCTCCGGGGTGGCCATCGTCATGGTGGAGCAAAACGCCCGCCGTTCCCTGGAGATCGCGGACCGCGGCTACGTGCTGGCGAGCGGCCGGACGCGATTCGAGGGACGGGGCGCCGACCTGGCGTCCGACCCCGAGGTGGCACGCCTCTACCTGGGCGGGTGA
- a CDS encoding ABC transporter permease: protein MLRSRRLAVSLALVCGVVAFGMLGPVVSGRDPYAIVDMPFAGPSRYAWLGTDNFGRDELTLLMHGTRTSLQIGAMAGVISVLLGAVVGTAAGFYGGLTDEMLMGLTNVLITIPSFVILILLSVALKSRSVQAMGLIIGITSWPWTARAVRAQATSLKAREHVWVARLSGASGAGIIVRDIVPYMLSYLAMAFTLQLASAVLTEAALAMLGLGPSNSVSLGVMLQWALLWEAVRQGVWWAFLPPTVALAVVAFSLQLLNASLDEVYNPRLRGGVDAS from the coding sequence GTGTTGCGTTCGCGCCGGCTGGCGGTCAGCCTCGCGCTGGTCTGCGGCGTCGTCGCGTTCGGGATGCTGGGGCCCGTCGTGTCGGGGCGGGATCCCTACGCCATCGTCGACATGCCGTTCGCGGGCCCCTCTCGCTACGCGTGGCTCGGCACCGACAACTTCGGGCGAGACGAGCTGACGCTCTTGATGCACGGCACCCGCACGTCGCTGCAGATAGGGGCCATGGCCGGGGTCATCTCGGTCTTGCTGGGAGCCGTGGTGGGGACCGCCGCGGGCTTTTACGGGGGGCTCACCGACGAGATGCTGATGGGCCTCACCAACGTCCTCATCACCATCCCGTCGTTCGTCATCCTGATCCTGCTGTCGGTGGCGCTCAAGTCGCGCAGCGTCCAGGCGATGGGCCTGATCATCGGCATCACGTCGTGGCCGTGGACGGCCCGGGCCGTCAGGGCCCAGGCCACCAGCCTCAAGGCGCGCGAGCACGTCTGGGTGGCGCGGCTGTCGGGGGCGAGCGGGGCGGGGATCATCGTGCGCGACATCGTCCCCTATATGCTCTCCTACCTGGCCATGGCGTTCACGCTACAGCTGGCCTCGGCGGTCCTGACCGAGGCCGCGCTCGCCATGCTGGGGCTGGGGCCGTCCAATAGCGTCTCCCTGGGCGTGATGCTGCAGTGGGCCCTGCTATGGGAGGCGGTGCGCCAGGGGGTCTGGTGGGCCTTCCTGCCGCCGACGGTCGCACTGGCCGTGGTCGCCTTCAGCCTGCAGCTGCTCAACGCGAGCCTCGACGAAGTCTACAACCCGCGGCTGCGCGGAGGCGTCGACGCGTCGTGA
- a CDS encoding ABC transporter permease — MGLRRYVLFKLLWYTLALFVALGLNFVLPRLIPGNPVDALVARFLQGGLQGQAAGRVYQAFLEEFGLDRPMGQQFVAYLGNVLRGNLGVSFSYYPARVQDLIGQALPWTVALQLPAILVGWLLGNVLGAVAAYRGGRFDGRLFVAALALSSIPYYAMAILLLYALAVAVPLFPSAGGYSFGLTPSWSTAFVLDLLHHYALPFLSLVLVAIGGQAVGMRSMAIYELGADYVRYSRAMGVTQPRVLRYVFRNAMLPQVTGLALALGTLVGGALITELVFSYPGIGYLLFNAISLNDYPLIQGVTLCIAVAVLLANFLVDIAYGFIDPRIRAVQLGER, encoded by the coding sequence ATGGGGCTGCGTCGGTACGTACTGTTCAAACTCCTGTGGTACACGCTGGCGTTGTTCGTGGCGTTGGGACTCAACTTCGTGCTGCCCCGCCTGATTCCCGGCAACCCCGTCGACGCCCTCGTGGCGCGCTTCTTGCAGGGGGGTCTGCAGGGCCAGGCGGCGGGGCGCGTCTACCAGGCGTTCCTCGAAGAGTTCGGGCTCGACCGGCCCATGGGGCAACAGTTCGTCGCCTACCTGGGCAACGTGTTGCGCGGCAACCTGGGGGTCTCCTTCTCGTACTACCCGGCCCGGGTGCAGGACCTGATCGGCCAGGCCCTCCCGTGGACCGTGGCCTTGCAGCTGCCCGCCATCCTGGTGGGCTGGTTGCTGGGCAACGTGCTGGGCGCCGTGGCCGCCTACAGGGGAGGCCGGTTCGACGGGCGGCTGTTCGTCGCCGCGCTGGCCCTCTCCAGCATCCCGTACTACGCCATGGCCATCCTGCTGCTGTACGCTCTGGCGGTGGCGGTTCCGCTGTTTCCGTCAGCCGGTGGCTACAGCTTCGGGCTGACGCCCTCCTGGAGCACCGCCTTCGTGCTGGACCTGCTGCACCACTATGCCCTGCCCTTCCTGTCGCTGGTCCTGGTGGCCATCGGCGGACAGGCCGTGGGGATGCGCTCGATGGCCATCTACGAGCTGGGGGCCGACTACGTGCGCTACTCACGCGCCATGGGCGTGACCCAGCCGCGGGTGCTTCGCTACGTCTTCCGAAACGCCATGCTCCCGCAGGTGACCGGGCTGGCGCTCGCGCTGGGCACCCTGGTGGGAGGCGCGCTCATCACCGAGCTGGTCTTCTCGTACCCGGGGATTGGCTATCTGCTCTTCAACGCTATCTCGCTCAACGACTACCCGCTCATCCAGGGCGTCACCCTGTGCATCGCCGTGGCGGTGCTACTGGCCAACTTCCTGGTCGACATCGCCTACGGCTTCATCGATCCCCGCATCCGGGCCGTCCAGCTGGGGGAGCGATAG
- a CDS encoding ABC transporter substrate-binding protein: MRRSFVALLGAVVLVAVTGASLALAGTLPRNETLYIAGHQWGPPTNFNPLAPSPAWPVNGTGSTAPGGGGYIYESLFLYDIVNGRFDPLLAQGFQWVDAATMRIQLQPGTRWQDGRPLTARDVVFTFELARRFSLGYSPFWQHVQSVRAVDDRTVEIRLDPARPNRLLVEEYVATVFILPEHIWGPLADRGRSALIEFENLDPVGSGPYRVDSYNPERIILRRYDEYWGRSIYGMPTPRYLVHPIFRSNDAGNLALRQAEVDLSQQFVPQIWTLPNVKTWFAQEPYHIPGSIPLLIINVHRKGLDNVAVRRALAYAIDYALIARTAMSRYSEPARSSLIIPAGVEARFFNEELVNRYGWRYYPARSVEILERELGARKGSDGIYVLPDGTRLSFTVQTPYGWTDWMAALEIVSQSARQVGIEVRTEFPQAPVVTSNVQEGNFDMALWYVSGVGPASPWTRFRDVLDDRAAAPIGQQTFQNYGRFSHPDVARLLDQAAQAGSVEELRRIYGELDRIFMENVPAIPLMYRPLAFYEFNETHWTGFPTASDPKAPPAFYISVLRLVRPR, from the coding sequence TTGAGGCGATCCTTCGTCGCGTTGTTGGGGGCCGTCGTGCTGGTCGCCGTCACCGGCGCCTCGCTGGCCCTGGCCGGTACCCTGCCTCGCAACGAGACCTTGTACATCGCCGGGCACCAGTGGGGTCCGCCCACCAACTTCAACCCGCTGGCACCCAGCCCCGCCTGGCCCGTCAACGGCACGGGATCCACGGCTCCGGGAGGCGGCGGGTACATCTACGAGAGCCTCTTCCTGTACGACATCGTCAACGGCCGCTTCGACCCGCTGCTGGCCCAGGGCTTCCAGTGGGTGGACGCCGCCACCATGCGAATCCAGCTCCAGCCCGGCACGCGCTGGCAAGACGGCCGGCCCCTTACGGCTCGAGACGTGGTCTTCACGTTCGAGCTGGCACGGCGGTTCAGCCTGGGCTACAGCCCCTTCTGGCAGCACGTCCAATCGGTGAGGGCCGTCGACGACCGGACGGTCGAGATCCGACTGGACCCGGCCCGCCCCAATCGCCTGCTGGTGGAGGAGTACGTGGCGACCGTCTTCATCCTGCCGGAGCACATCTGGGGGCCCCTGGCCGATCGGGGGCGCAGCGCCCTGATCGAGTTCGAGAACCTGGACCCGGTGGGATCTGGCCCCTACCGCGTCGACAGCTACAACCCGGAGCGGATCATCCTGCGCCGGTACGACGAGTACTGGGGCAGGTCCATCTACGGGATGCCGACCCCCCGGTACCTGGTCCACCCCATCTTCCGTAGCAACGACGCCGGCAACCTGGCCTTGAGGCAGGCGGAGGTGGACCTGTCGCAGCAGTTCGTACCCCAGATCTGGACCCTGCCCAACGTCAAGACCTGGTTCGCGCAGGAGCCGTACCACATCCCGGGCTCCATCCCGCTGCTCATCATCAACGTCCATCGCAAGGGCCTCGACAACGTGGCGGTGCGGCGAGCCCTGGCCTACGCCATCGACTACGCGCTCATCGCCCGGACCGCCATGTCCCGCTACTCCGAGCCGGCCAGGTCCAGCCTCATCATCCCGGCGGGCGTCGAGGCTCGCTTCTTCAACGAGGAGCTGGTCAATCGCTACGGATGGCGCTACTACCCGGCTCGGTCGGTGGAGATCCTGGAGAGGGAGCTGGGGGCCCGCAAGGGTTCCGACGGGATCTACGTGCTGCCCGACGGCACGCGGCTGAGCTTCACGGTCCAGACCCCCTACGGGTGGACCGACTGGATGGCCGCCCTGGAGATCGTGTCGCAGAGCGCGCGACAGGTCGGCATCGAAGTGCGCACCGAGTTCCCCCAGGCACCCGTCGTGACGTCCAACGTCCAGGAGGGCAACTTCGACATGGCGCTCTGGTACGTCTCGGGCGTCGGGCCGGCCAGCCCGTGGACCCGCTTCCGCGACGTCCTGGACGACCGAGCGGCAGCCCCCATCGGCCAGCAGACCTTCCAGAACTACGGGCGCTTCTCCCATCCTGACGTGGCACGGCTGCTCGACCAGGCGGCACAGGCGGGGAGCGTGGAGGAGCTGCGCCGGATCTACGGCGAGCTGGACCGCATCTTCATGGAGAACGTCCCGGCCATCCCCCTGATGTACCGGCCGCTGGCGTTCTACGAGTTCAACGAGACCCACTGGACGGGGTTCCCGACCGCCTCCGATCCCAAGGCCCCACCGGCCTTCTACATCTCGGTGCTGAGACTGGTCCGGCCCAGGTGA
- a CDS encoding extracellular solute-binding protein gives MAVLLAGIGVGSSAPSAAAVEATFWSAPNPTQEVFWREMAQAFMRERPDIRIDVRAMVESPSSEATILTAIAGGTAPAGSENIFIGFGAQLYESGALVPLDTLPGWDQIIRARGMEEAIEGWRFPDGHFYILPIYSNAMLFGWRIDVLRELGYAEPPRTYSEVFAVGQRLRQARPRSFLMARAELLDPTWWQRWFDFFMLYYAASQGAPFVVGQDVTADREAAVGVFRFYQELNRRNLILTRTSTDPFPTGLSIWADIGPWTFPDWKERFPEMRLGETFALSPPPVPDGYPAGEPIRTFADAKGLVLYAQAPKEQRDAVWEFIRWVFTRPESDLRWLEATSLPPVRGDLATSPVFSGYLRQHPELVPYAEALPYAVPPFASHRVTDVQTALGEAGLVPAVRGTKTPEQAWEDARAAMETVLRR, from the coding sequence GTGGCCGTGCTGCTCGCCGGGATCGGCGTGGGGTCGTCGGCCCCGTCCGCGGCTGCGGTCGAGGCCACCTTCTGGAGCGCGCCCAATCCCACTCAGGAAGTGTTCTGGCGGGAGATGGCGCAGGCGTTCATGCGGGAGCGGCCCGACATCCGCATCGACGTGCGGGCCATGGTGGAGTCGCCGAGCTCGGAGGCCACCATCCTGACGGCCATCGCGGGTGGCACGGCACCTGCCGGCTCGGAGAACATCTTCATCGGCTTCGGCGCCCAGCTCTACGAAAGCGGTGCCCTGGTGCCCCTCGACACCCTGCCGGGCTGGGACCAGATCATCCGGGCCCGCGGCATGGAGGAGGCCATCGAGGGCTGGCGCTTCCCCGACGGCCACTTCTACATCCTGCCCATCTACTCCAACGCGATGCTCTTCGGCTGGCGCATCGACGTCTTGCGTGAGCTGGGCTACGCCGAGCCGCCGCGGACCTACTCCGAGGTGTTCGCCGTCGGCCAGCGGCTGCGGCAGGCCCGGCCCCGCTCCTTCCTCATGGCGCGGGCGGAGCTGCTGGATCCCACCTGGTGGCAGCGCTGGTTCGACTTCTTCATGCTCTACTACGCCGCCAGCCAGGGCGCCCCGTTCGTCGTGGGGCAGGACGTCACCGCCGACCGCGAGGCCGCCGTGGGCGTTTTCCGCTTCTACCAGGAGCTCAACCGGCGCAACCTGATCCTGACCCGCACCTCGACCGATCCCTTCCCGACCGGGCTGTCCATCTGGGCCGACATCGGTCCGTGGACCTTCCCCGACTGGAAGGAGCGGTTCCCGGAGATGCGGCTGGGCGAAACCTTCGCCTTGAGCCCCCCTCCGGTGCCCGACGGCTATCCTGCGGGCGAGCCCATCCGCACCTTCGCGGACGCGAAGGGCCTCGTGCTCTACGCGCAGGCTCCCAAGGAGCAGCGTGACGCAGTCTGGGAGTTCATCCGATGGGTCTTCACGCGGCCCGAGAGCGACCTGCGTTGGCTCGAGGCCACGTCGCTGCCCCCCGTGAGGGGCGACCTCGCCACCTCCCCCGTCTTCTCCGGCTATCTGCGGCAGCACCCCGAGCTGGTGCCGTACGCCGAGGCGCTGCCCTACGCGGTGCCGCCCTTCGCCAGCCACCGCGTGACCGACGTGCAGACCGCGCTGGGCGAGGCGGGGCTGGTGCCGGCGGTGCGGGGGACCAAGACGCCCGAGCAGGCCTGGGAGGACGCCAGGGCGGCTATGGAGACCGTGCTCCGGCGCTGA
- a CDS encoding carbohydrate ABC transporter permease: MASRAVTGGRLHRAEEVWGWLLASPYLLFALAFFVVPFVWALLLVFTEWDLISPQRQMVGLANFVEALMSPRVRAAFWTPFKFMAVFLPAVLVAAMAIALLVHSLGRWAGVVAVGFFMPYLASGVAMALVVQGILSYNSPLSDAFFWLMGDVPDWFGVPALAVVVIALMMAWKFSGYYALIFLAGLQSIPKELYEAAEIDGAGSWTSFWRITVPMLYPALYSVMVLAVGLMFGVFTEPYMLTGGGPDLATHTWHLEIYYQAFSSLRAGYASAIAILNALSVFVVLTVVRRAMEWWGRANGWT; encoded by the coding sequence ATGGCCTCTCGTGCCGTGACGGGTGGACGGCTGCACCGGGCCGAGGAGGTGTGGGGGTGGCTGCTCGCCTCCCCCTACCTCCTCTTCGCCCTGGCCTTCTTCGTCGTGCCCTTCGTGTGGGCGTTGCTGCTGGTCTTCACCGAGTGGGACCTGATCTCGCCGCAACGTCAGATGGTGGGCCTGGCCAACTTCGTGGAGGCCCTGATGAGCCCCCGGGTGCGGGCGGCGTTCTGGACGCCCTTCAAGTTCATGGCAGTCTTCCTGCCGGCGGTGTTGGTCGCCGCCATGGCCATCGCCCTGCTGGTGCACTCGCTCGGACGCTGGGCCGGGGTGGTGGCCGTGGGCTTCTTCATGCCGTACCTGGCCTCGGGCGTGGCCATGGCCCTGGTGGTACAGGGCATCCTCTCCTACAACAGCCCCCTCAGCGACGCCTTCTTCTGGCTGATGGGCGACGTGCCCGACTGGTTCGGCGTGCCGGCCCTGGCCGTGGTGGTCATCGCCCTCATGATGGCGTGGAAGTTCTCGGGGTACTACGCGCTCATCTTCCTCGCCGGCCTGCAGTCGATCCCCAAGGAGCTGTACGAGGCCGCCGAGATCGACGGCGCCGGGTCCTGGACGTCCTTCTGGCGCATCACCGTGCCGATGCTGTACCCCGCGCTCTACTCGGTGATGGTGCTGGCCGTCGGCCTCATGTTCGGGGTCTTCACCGAGCCGTACATGCTGACCGGCGGCGGCCCGGATCTGGCCACTCACACGTGGCACCTCGAGATCTACTACCAGGCCTTCTCGAGCCTGCGGGCGGGGTACGCCTCGGCCATCGCCATTCTCAACGCGCTGAGCGTCTTCGTCGTGTTGACGGTGGTCCGGCGCGCGATGGAGTGGTGGGGGAGAGCCAACGGATGGACGTGA
- a CDS encoding carbohydrate ABC transporter permease has protein sequence MDVRATSGRAGIAGDRVRRATAVATRRRRGGKVGVRVGRGLLLAAGLTISLFPYLYMVLQSLAPWNQVNRVLFPSELTLRSYDWLLRGSAIALARPWLRALGNSVLVSVTSTVLVLVSALLVGYALSRLRFKGRGFVYQALLFQMFYPAIILLVPTFLIIRWLGLYDTYTAMILPKAVNLWAIFMYTSFFRSLPQEVIEAARLDGANEARVVFGIALPMSVPITTVVGLFVFMERWSELMWDLVVVKRYEMMTLNVMIATMSGPYASYPGPLYAAGTLLTLPILLAFLLASRYFTQGIQLVFK, from the coding sequence ATGGACGTGAGGGCGACGTCCGGCAGGGCCGGGATCGCGGGCGATCGCGTGCGTCGGGCCACAGCCGTCGCCACCCGCCGCCGTCGCGGGGGCAAGGTGGGCGTGCGGGTGGGCCGTGGCCTCCTGCTGGCCGCAGGCCTGACGATCTCGCTCTTTCCCTATCTGTATATGGTCCTGCAGTCCCTGGCTCCCTGGAACCAGGTCAACCGCGTCCTCTTCCCGTCGGAGCTGACCTTGCGCTCGTACGATTGGCTGCTGCGCGGGTCGGCCATCGCGCTGGCGCGTCCGTGGCTGAGGGCCCTTGGCAACAGCGTGCTGGTGAGCGTCACGTCGACGGTGCTGGTGCTCGTCTCGGCGTTGCTGGTCGGCTACGCTCTGTCCCGCTTGCGCTTCAAGGGGCGGGGCTTCGTCTACCAAGCCCTGCTCTTCCAGATGTTCTACCCGGCCATCATCCTGCTGGTGCCGACCTTCCTCATCATCCGGTGGCTGGGCCTCTACGACACCTACACGGCCATGATCCTGCCCAAGGCTGTCAACCTCTGGGCCATCTTCATGTACACCTCCTTCTTCCGGTCGCTGCCGCAAGAGGTGATCGAGGCTGCCCGCCTGGACGGCGCCAACGAGGCGCGCGTGGTCTTCGGCATCGCCCTGCCCATGTCGGTGCCCATCACCACGGTGGTCGGGCTCTTCGTCTTCATGGAGCGCTGGTCCGAGCTGATGTGGGACCTGGTGGTGGTCAAGCGCTACGAGATGATGACGCTCAACGTCATGATCGCCACCATGAGCGGGCCGTACGCCAGCTATCCCGGCCCCCTCTACGCCGCCGGCACCCTCCTGACGCTGCCGATCCTGCTGGCCTTCCTGCTCGCGAGCCGGTACTTCACGCAAGGCATTCAACTCGTGTTCAAGTAG